One genomic segment of Deinococcus aestuarii includes these proteins:
- a CDS encoding sugar transferase, producing MRARLKRGFDLVGSALGLIVLSPVLAAVALLVRRHLGPPVLFRQRRPGLHGRPFTLYKFRTMREATGAGGRPLPDGERLTAFGRRLRATSLDELPELFNVLRGDMSLVGPRPLLMEYLDRYTPEQARRHEVRPGLTGWAQVNGRNAISWEERFRLDVWYVDHPSLRLDLRILGRTVRQVLRREGISQEGQATMEYFRGSER from the coding sequence ATGAGGGCCCGGCTCAAGCGCGGGTTCGACCTCGTGGGCTCGGCCCTGGGGCTGATCGTGCTCTCCCCGGTCCTGGCCGCCGTGGCGCTGCTCGTGCGCCGCCACCTGGGCCCGCCCGTCCTCTTCCGGCAGCGGCGTCCCGGCCTGCACGGCCGACCCTTCACCCTGTACAAGTTCCGCACCATGCGCGAGGCCACGGGCGCGGGGGGCCGCCCGCTGCCCGACGGCGAGCGCCTCACCGCCTTCGGGCGCCGCCTGCGGGCCACCTCGCTCGACGAGCTGCCCGAGCTGTTCAACGTCTTGCGGGGGGACATGAGTCTGGTGGGGCCGCGTCCCCTGCTGATGGAATACCTGGACCGCTACACGCCCGAACAGGCCCGCCGCCACGAGGTGCGACCCGGCCTCACCGGCTGGGCCCAGGTCAACGGCCGCAACGCCATATCGTGGGAGGAGCGCTTCCGGCTGGACGTCTGGTACGTCGATCACCCCAGCCTGCGGCTCGACCTCCGGATTCTGGGCCGGACGGTGCGCCAGGTGCTGCGGCGCGAGGGCATCTCTCAGGAGGGGCAGGCCAC